A single region of the Sorghum bicolor cultivar BTx623 chromosome 7, Sorghum_bicolor_NCBIv3, whole genome shotgun sequence genome encodes:
- the LOC8068538 gene encoding uncharacterized protein LOC8068538, whose protein sequence is MGIQSEQQAPNGSVGTADDIKHSDSRCQRLGDGGEGDSQDGQTSEYSIPCLPEDIWGHIHSLMPMEAAARAACLSHAFLSSWRRYPTLILCSQKFKAGSGSLRCKINNILKNHSGIGLKILWLDLLDESSCFPYIDGWLKVAVTPGIEELNLRLPEKHNFPCSVLSAGVGNSIRSLLLASCAFRPTAELGPFRSLTILRLCSVCITGDELECLLSNSLALKHLHLTECNEIISLKIPSVLQQLSLLLVDGCFPMQIIENKAPSISSFTLSRVLPKLELGKALQMMKYLQLNFGNSVRYARAVLPSTMPNLETIYLSSTYEVNTPMLPSKFVNLKHLSIQIASSTLPPSYAYSSLLSFLDASPSLETWCLQLPQADTGHELVGSSSHLRQLPVRRHNRLKIMEIEGFNCTKSLVELTCSIVKSAVSLACLKLYTLRYGKSPCCWDGFCIPYGKSEVEEASRAAAAIRRYIEDKVAPTTKLTIMEPCPRCIATAMDDGLA, encoded by the exons ATGGGGATTCAGAGCGAGCAGCAAGCCCCGA ATGGATCCGTTGGTACCGCTGACGACATTAAGCACTCAGACTCACGCTGTCAACGACTTGgtgatggtggtgagggcgATTCTCAAGATGGGCAAACATCAGAATATTCAATCCCATGCCTTCCTGAG GATATCTGGGGTCATATACATTCTTTAATGCCAATGGAAGCTGCTGCTCGTGCCGCTTGCCTCTCTCATGCTTTTCTAAGTTCCTGGAGACGTTATCCCACACTAATTCTGTGTTCACAAAAGTTTAAGGCAGGTAGCGGAAGTTTAAGATGCAAAATCAACAACATCCTGAAAAATCACTCAGGAATTGGCTTGAAGATATTATGGCTTGATTTACTTGATGAATCTAGTTGCTTTCCTTATATCGACGGATGGCTCAAGGTTGCTGTTACACCAGGGATTGAAGAGCTCAACCTTAGGCTGCCTGAAAAACACAACTTCCCATGCTCAGTTTTATCTGCTGGGGTTGGAAACTCAATTCGGTCTCTTCTACTTGCCTCTTGTGCCTTCCGTCCTACGGCTGAACTTGGACCTTTCAGAAGCTTAACAATTTTGCGTCTGTGTTCTGTCTGTATCACGGGGGATGAATTGGAGTGCCTTCTTTCCAACTCCCTTGCTCTGAAACATTTGCATCTCACTGAGTGCAATGAGATAATTTCCCTCAAGATACCTTCTGTGCTGCAGCAGCTCAGCCTCCTTTTGGTTGATGGATGTTTTCCTATGCAAATTATAGAGAACAAAGCTCCAAGTATCTCTAGCTTTACCCTTTCCAGAGTTTTACCAAAACTCGAGCTTGGAAAAGCGTTGCAAATGATGAAGTACTTGCAGTTGAATTTTGGGAATTCCGTCCGTTATGCTCGTGCTGTGCTTCCGTCCACGATGCCAAATCTTGAAACAATTTATTTAAGTTCGACCTATGAG GTGAATACACCAATGCTGCCCTCCAAATTCGTCAACCTCAAGCACCTGAGCATTCAGATTGCTTCATCGACCTTGCCCCCATCCTACGCTTATTCTTCCCTGCTTTCTTTCTTGGATGCGTCTCCTTCCTTGGAGACTTGGTGCCTGCAG CTACCCCAGGCAGATACGGGGCATGAATTGGTAGGTTCTTCTTCGCATTTGAGGCAGCTGCCTGTACGACGCCACAACCGCCTCAAGATTATGGAGATTGAAGGATTCAACTGTACAAAGAGCTTGGTTGAGCTAACATGTAGCATTGTCAAGAGCGCAGTCTCACTTGCTTGCCTTAAACTGTACACCCTTCGTTATGGTAAATCTCCATGTTGTTGGGATGGATTTTGCATTCCTTATGGCAAATCTGAGGTCGAGGAAGCTTCTAGAGCAGCGGCAGCTATAAGAAGGTACATTGAGGATAAAGTTGCACCTACAACCAAGCTGACCATTATGGAGCCTTGCCCACGGTGTATTGCCACCGCAATGGACGATGGTTTGGCCTAG
- the LOC8068539 gene encoding uncharacterized protein LOC8068539, whose translation MAAPLPLVDGVGPQVDAPAPLPLVDGVGPQVDGLPNTLNLLLRTATSSPNHPDQEQRNLLRASLLPVIVCKIKVRDAGPFMQLVRLPLAAANPHGNRTIPNRLAIERVAAAANVLFLLIDPLLPCLRRHPTDPTHLRGVKACAERLQHLAAEAGGSFKTSCSQFAQRIILYVTQAHAHPMFSPYAPLRSSIDDIIRRATVLLDLTVTVKHPEPGELAAAAVEVAAYAAQYGGAVAGLGAEAEADPEEAEGN comes from the exons ATGGCGGCGCCGCTGCCGCTCGTCGACGGGGTCGGGCCCCAGGTGGACGCACCGGCACCGCTGCCGCTCGTCGACGGGGTCGGGCCCCAG GTGGACGGTCTCCCCAATACGCTGAACCTCCTCCTCAGGACGGCGACGTCTTCTCCCAATCACCCGGACCAAGAGCAGCGGAATCTGCTTCGGGCCTCACTCCTCCCGGTGATCGTGTGCAAGATCAAGGTCCGCGACGCAGGGCCGTTCATGCAGTTGGTGCGTCTGCCACTCGCCGCAGCCAACCCACATGGCAACCGCACCATCCCCAACCGCCTGGCGATCGAGAgggtcgctgctgctgccaacgtcctcttcctcctcatcGATCCGCTACTGCCTTGCCTCCGCCGCCACCCCACCGACCCCACCCACCTCCGTGGGGTGAAGGCCTGCGCGGAGAGACTCCAGCATCTCGCCGCTGAGGCCGGTGGCTCCTTCAAGACATCCTGCAGTCAGTTCGCGCAGCGCATCATCCTGTACGTCACCCAAGCCCACGCCCACCCGATGTTCTCACCGTACGCTCCTCTCCGCTCGTCTATCGATGACATCATTCGCCGTGCCACGGTTCTCCTCGACCTCACGGTCACCGTGAAGCATCCGGAGCCGGGTGAGTTGGCTGCTGCTGCGGTGGAGGTGGCTGCATATGCAGCGCAGTACGGCGGCGCGGTGGCGGGACTGGGGGCCGAGGCCGAGGCTGATCCTGAGGAAGCCGAAGGCAACTAA